Within Metabacillus sp. KUDC1714, the genomic segment TTGCAACGACAGATAAAATAGTTGCAGCCATAAAGTCGTAATGACCACCAGTCATAGAATTAACAACATATGATGCCATGTGGATTAATAAAAAGCCCCAAAAAAATGTCCAAAAGAAACGCACTGCATTCACCTCTATTTCCAGACAATATCTCACTATATATTATCACATATTAATTCATTTTTAAAAGTATCTTTTTGAATTGTTCATAAACTTTCCATACATGACAAAGGTCTATATTTTCGAGATCTGTGATAGAGTCCCATTCTTTTTAACATAGTATACATACATTATATAAACGGGAAAGGAATATGATATTTTCACAACCTCTTTTCCTTATTTAAAAGTCTAAAAAGAGAAAGGTGGTGGGCAAGTGATGATTACGGAGCGCTTTTTTCAGCTTGAAACGGAATGGAATGTCGTCCATTTACCGACAAAACCGAATGGGTTTGGAATTTTAATATTAGGAGATCGATCAGATTTTGTCGATGAATCCTCAAGCTTTTGGCAT encodes:
- a CDS encoding YjzD family protein; the protein is MRFFWTFFWGFLLIHMASYVVNSMTGGHYDFMAATILSVVAIVVIFIIAEVIPNEPVAKHDHH